From Nicotiana tabacum cultivar K326 chromosome 20, ASM71507v2, whole genome shotgun sequence, one genomic window encodes:
- the LOC107783083 gene encoding protein TIC 20-I, chloroplastic isoform X2: MILNGCSLSLSKSYGSASSSSSLLLSSKVVTSCVRRSPAPHRCYPTSCSKGFSFLDLSSASSPLFSGEYGGLSHAVPQLPRRSQFSLAPRASKDVPYSYRFPAMTTKPKWWWRTLACLPYLMPLHETWMYAETAYHLHPFLEDLEFLTYPFLGAIGRLPSWFLMAYFFVAYLGVVRRKEWPHFFRFHVVMGMLLEIALQVIGTISRWMPLAVYWGKVGMHFWTAVAFAYLFTVLECIRCALAGMYADIPFVCDAAYIQIPYD, from the exons ATGATCCTAAATGGGTGCTCCTTAAGCCTCTCCAAGTCCTATGGATCTGCATCATCAAGCAGTTCACTGCTGCTGTCTTCTAAGGTTGTAACCTCATGTGTTAGACGTTCACCAGCACCTCATCGGTGCTATCCGACATCCTGCTCCAAAG GATTCAGCTTCCTTGATCTTTCTTCTGCATCATCACCTCTTTTCAGTGGTGAATATGGTGGCCTTTCGCACGCTGTACCCCAGTTACCAAGGCGAAGCCAATTTTCCCTTGCCCCTAGAGCGTCAAAAGATGTCCCATATAGTTACAGATTCCCTGCGATGACCACAAAGCCAAAGTGGTGGTGGAGAACCTTAGCATGCCTCCCTTATTTGATGCCTCTTCACGAGACTTGGATGTATGCTGAGACGGCATATCATCTCCACCCCTTTTTGGAAGATCTTGAGTTTCTGACATACCCTTTCCTGGGAGCAATTGGAAGATTACCAAGCTGGTTTCTAATGGCATACTTCTTTGTTGCTTATCTTGGTGTAGTGAGGAGAAAGGAATGGCCTCATTTCTTTAGATTCCATGTGGTGATGGGGATGCTTCTTGAGATTGCCCTGCAGGTTATCGGGACTATAAGCCGTTGGATGCCACttgctgtgtactggggcaaagTTGGCATGCATTTTTGGACTGCCGTCGCATTTGCCTATCTGTTCACTGTTTTAGAGTGCATAAGATGCGCCCTCGCAGGGATGTATGCAGACATTCCATTTGTCTGTGATGCAGCTTATATTCAAATACCTTATGATTAA
- the LOC107783083 gene encoding protein TIC 20-I, chloroplastic isoform X1, which translates to MILNGCSLSLSKSYGSASSSSSLLLSSKVVTSCVRRSPAPHRCYPTSCSKDQCAKLEYCKKIRGQKLYGFSFLDLSSASSPLFSGEYGGLSHAVPQLPRRSQFSLAPRASKDVPYSYRFPAMTTKPKWWWRTLACLPYLMPLHETWMYAETAYHLHPFLEDLEFLTYPFLGAIGRLPSWFLMAYFFVAYLGVVRRKEWPHFFRFHVVMGMLLEIALQVIGTISRWMPLAVYWGKVGMHFWTAVAFAYLFTVLECIRCALAGMYADIPFVCDAAYIQIPYD; encoded by the exons ATGATCCTAAATGGGTGCTCCTTAAGCCTCTCCAAGTCCTATGGATCTGCATCATCAAGCAGTTCACTGCTGCTGTCTTCTAAGGTTGTAACCTCATGTGTTAGACGTTCACCAGCACCTCATCGGTGCTATCCGACATCCTGCTCCAAAG ACCAATGTGCGAAGCTGGAATACTGTAAAAAAATTAGAGGACAAAAGTTGTATG GATTCAGCTTCCTTGATCTTTCTTCTGCATCATCACCTCTTTTCAGTGGTGAATATGGTGGCCTTTCGCACGCTGTACCCCAGTTACCAAGGCGAAGCCAATTTTCCCTTGCCCCTAGAGCGTCAAAAGATGTCCCATATAGTTACAGATTCCCTGCGATGACCACAAAGCCAAAGTGGTGGTGGAGAACCTTAGCATGCCTCCCTTATTTGATGCCTCTTCACGAGACTTGGATGTATGCTGAGACGGCATATCATCTCCACCCCTTTTTGGAAGATCTTGAGTTTCTGACATACCCTTTCCTGGGAGCAATTGGAAGATTACCAAGCTGGTTTCTAATGGCATACTTCTTTGTTGCTTATCTTGGTGTAGTGAGGAGAAAGGAATGGCCTCATTTCTTTAGATTCCATGTGGTGATGGGGATGCTTCTTGAGATTGCCCTGCAGGTTATCGGGACTATAAGCCGTTGGATGCCACttgctgtgtactggggcaaagTTGGCATGCATTTTTGGACTGCCGTCGCATTTGCCTATCTGTTCACTGTTTTAGAGTGCATAAGATGCGCCCTCGCAGGGATGTATGCAGACATTCCATTTGTCTGTGATGCAGCTTATATTCAAATACCTTATGATTAA